The stretch of DNA ATGGTGCGCGCCTGGTCGGCGATCGAGCGCGTGATGGCCTGGCGGATCCACCACGTGGCATAGGTCGAGAACTTGTAGCCGCGACGGTATTCGAACTTGTCCACCGCCTTCATCAGGCCGATGTTGCCTTCCTGGATCAGGTCGAGGAACTGCAGGCCGCGGTTGGTGTACTTCTTGGCGATCGAGATCACCAGGCGCAGGTTGGCCTCGGTCATCTCGCGCTTGGCTTCGCGCGCGCGGCGCTCGCCTTCCGACATCTTGCGGTTGACGTCCTTCAGTTCCTTCAGCGGCAGCACCACGCGCGCCTGCAGGTCGATCAGCTTCTGCTGCAGCTCGTGCACGGCCGGCACGTTGCGCTCGACGATGGTGCTGTAGCCCTTGCCGTCGGCCACCACGGTGTGGATCCACTCGAGGTTGGTCTCGTTGCCCGGGAAGCGGGCGACAAAGTCCGAGCGCGGCATGCCGCACTTGTCGACCACGATGTTCAGGATGGCCCGCTCGAGCTTGCGCACTTCGTCGACCTGGCCGCGCAGCGTGTCGCACAGGCGCTCGACGTTGCGGGCGGTGAAGCGGATGCCCATCAGCTCGGCCTGGATCGCTTCCTGCGCCTTGACGTAGGGCTTGGACTTGTAGCCTTCCTTCTCGAACGCACGGCGCATCTTGTCGAACTGCTCGGCGATCACGCGGAATTTCTCCAGCGCGTTCTGCTTCAGTTCTTCCAGCTGGCGCGCGGACGCGCCGGCGCCGGCGCCGCCTTCGTCGTCATCGTCCTCGTCGCCTTCCTCGTCTTCGTCGGACTCGAGGTCCTCGTCGTCGGCCGCCGCGGCCGGGGCCGACGGGGCTTCCGGGGTTTCGTCGGCGTTCGGGTCGATCAGGCCGTCGACGAACTCGTCGATCTTGATCTCGTCGTTGGCGACGCGCTCGGCATGGGCCAGGATCTCGGAGATGGTGACCGGGCACGCCGAGATCGCCATCACCATGTCCTTCAGGCCGGCCTCGATGCGCTTGGCGATCTCGATTTCGCCTTCGCGCGTCAGCAGCTCGACCGTGCCCATCTCGCGCATGTACATGCGCACCGGGTCGGTGGTGCGGCCGAACTCGGAGTCGACCGTGGACAGGGCCGCCTCGGCCTCTTCCTCGGCTTCTTCCTCGCTGGTCGCGGACGGTGCGTTGTCGTTGAGCAGCAGCGTCTCGGCATCCGGCGCCTGTTCATAGACCGCGATGCCGATGTCGTTCAGCGTCGCGACCAGGGTGTCGATCGTTTCCGAATCGACCATGTCGTCCGGCAGGTGATCGTTGATTTCCGCGTAGGTCAGGTAGCCGCGCGACTTGCCCAGCTTGATCAGCGCCTTGAGCTTCTGGCGACGCAGCTCGAGCTCTTCCTCGGTGCCTTGCTGGGTCGAGGCGAACTCCTTGAGCAGGGCCTTTTCCTTGGCCTTGCGGTCCTTGGCTTTCTGCTTTTCGGTCTTCGGCGCCGCCGGGGTTGCCGGCGCGCGCGTATCGTTCTCGTAAAACTCTTCGGTCACGTCGTCTGTTGTGCTGTCGTCGTGCTGCATCTCGGCCTTGGGCTTGCGGCCACGCTTTTTCGGCTCCGGCTTGATTGCCGGCGCAGCGGGACGCTCGGATGCAACGGATGCAGGTGTCGCGGCACGCGCCTTGGCGGCCGTCGCGGCCGCGCCTTGCTTGGCGCCTCCGCTCTTGGCGCCGGCGGCTGCCGCTCGCTTGCTCTCGACTTCGGTATTCTGCTGTTTCGCCACGGTGATACTCTTGCCTTTCACTGGTGCAGATGCTGCTGCAGATGCGGCGACCTTGCCGCTCGTACTGGCGCTCTTGCCGCTCTCGCGTGCCGAAGTCGAGGCCTTTGTCTTTTCGGATGTGCGGGTTCTGGTGGGAGTCGTCACGGCGGGCGCTTGCGCGCGGCGCACGGACTTTGATGGCGCAGACCGGGCTGGCGTCTTGACGGTCGCGGTCGATGTCTTCGCCGCCGTGGTTTTCACAGACGCCTTGCCGCTCCCTGATTGGGGAGCTTTAGAGGTAACCCTTTCGGTTGCTTTGGCCTTTGCCATTGGCACGCTCACTTTCACCAGAACTGGAGAGAAAGATTTCGCAATCCAAACCGGCTATTGTAGCACGCCACGCATAGCCGGCTCCCTGTCAGGTGAGGTTTTCACCTGAAAAATCAAGGCTTAAGCTCGGCGCGGCCGGGCCCGGTCCCTGATCCACTGCTTGTCCAACGCTTGTTGCCGCCTCCCGGTTGAAGGCCAGGGCGCCCGCTGGCGCCTCAGCCCAGTTGGCGCCGCCGGTGGATTTCGCCCACCAGCCAGCGCATGCGCTGCTTGGCTGCCTCGTCGGCCGTGCCGGCGACCACCTCCGCCTGCAGGCTGTCGAGTTCGCGCCGCAGCGGCTCGGCCAGCAGCTTGGTGATGGCCGCATCGAATTCCTGTGTTGCAGGTGTCTCTTCAATCTCCTCGCGCAATACCACCGTGCGCGCCGCGGCATAGACCTCGGCATACGGCGACTGGGCCAGGTGCTCGCTGAAGGCCGCGAAATTCACTTCGCCCTGGACGCCGTCGCACGCGCTGACCAGGTGCGCCAGCACTTCGCTGTCGCCACCCTCGCCTTCCAGCAGCAACGCCCGGGCATCCTCGTCGAGCCGTGCCGACAGCGTCGGGTAGCACATCAGCAACTGGATCACCCGCTGCTCCAGCCCGGTCGGGGCCTGGCGGCGCGCGCGCGGGCGCGGCTGGGCGAAGCGCCCGACCCGTGCCGGATCACTGCGCAGGCCGCAGATCGCCTCGATCTCCGCGGGTGTGGTACCAGTGGCATCGGCAAGTTCGCGCACGATCTGTAGCCGCAGCCCGCCCGCCGGCATCGCCTGCAGCAGCGGCTTGGCGTCGTACTGGGCGCGGGCGCGGCCCTCGGGCTGGCGCAGGTCCAGTTCCTCGGTCACCGACTGCAGCAGGAAGCGCGACAGGGGCATGGCATTGCGCACCTGCGCGGCGAAGGCCTCGGTGCCCTCTTCGCGCACATAGCTGTCGGGGTCGTGCTCGGCCGGCAGGAACAGGAAGCGGATGGTCTTGTTGTCGGCCACGTGCGGCAGGCAGGCTTCCAGTGCCCGCCTGGCGGCGCGCCGCCCTGCCAAATCGCCGTCGAACGAGAACACCACCGCGTCGGCCTGGCGCAGCAGCTTCTGCACGTGCACAGGCGTGCACGCCGTGCCCAGGGTGGCGACGGCGTTGGCAAAACCGAGCTGGGCCAGTGCCACGACGTCCATATATCCTTCGACCACCAGCACATAGCCGGTTTCCCGGATGGCATGGCGGGCCTCGAACAAGCCATAAAGCTCGGTGCCCTTGCTGAAAAGCGGGGTCTCGGGCGAATTCAGGTACTTGGGCTCGCCCTGCCCCATGACGCGGCCGCCGAAGCCGATTACCGCGCCCTTGGTGTTGCGGATCGGGAACATGATGCGGTCGCGGAAGCGGTCGTAGCGCCGCGGCTTGCCGTCGGCGTCGCGCTTGTCACTTTCGATCAGCAGGCCGGCCTCGACGAGCGGCGCGGCCACGTTGTCGTCGCGGTAGCTGCCGAACACCGCTTCCAGGGCCTGCCAGTCATCGGGCGCATAGCCAAGTCCGAACTGACCGGCGATCTCGCCCGTCAGTCCGCGCCCCTTCAGGTACTGGATCGCCTGCGGCGCGCCGCGCAACTGGCGGCGGTAGAAATCGGTGGCGCGGGTCATGGCGTCGGACAGCGCCACCGAGCGCGCCTGTTGCTCGGCGCGCTGGCCGGGGGGCAGGCGGTCGCGCTCTTCCGGCACGGTCATGCCGACCGACTGCGCCAGCTCGCGCACCGCCTCCGGATACGACTGGCCGGAAAACTCCATCAGGAAGCCGATGGCCGAGCCGTGCGCGCCGCAGCCGAAGCAATGGTAGAACTGCTTGGTCGGCGACACCGTGAACGACGGGGATTTCTCGTTATGGAACGGGCAAAGTCCCATGAAATTGGCGCCGCCCTTCTTCAGCTGCACATACTTGCCCACCACATCGACAATGTCGACACGGTTGAGCAGGTCCTGAATAAAGGATTGCGGAATCACCCGACTGACCGTCCTGAGGCTTGGCCGTCCCTGGCGGGCGGCCTTTTTAGGAATGCGTGACCGGTGCGGCGCCCGGCTGCTATCGGAATATTGTAGTGCAGCACGGAACGGC from Cupriavidus taiwanensis encodes:
- the rpoD gene encoding RNA polymerase sigma factor RpoD: MKGKSITVAKQQNTEVESKRAAAAGAKSGGAKQGAAATAAKARAATPASVASERPAAPAIKPEPKKRGRKPKAEMQHDDSTTDDVTEEFYENDTRAPATPAAPKTEKQKAKDRKAKEKALLKEFASTQQGTEEELELRRQKLKALIKLGKSRGYLTYAEINDHLPDDMVDSETIDTLVATLNDIGIAVYEQAPDAETLLLNDNAPSATSEEEAEEEAEAALSTVDSEFGRTTDPVRMYMREMGTVELLTREGEIEIAKRIEAGLKDMVMAISACPVTISEILAHAERVANDEIKIDEFVDGLIDPNADETPEAPSAPAAAADDEDLESDEDEEGDEDDDDEGGAGAGASARQLEELKQNALEKFRVIAEQFDKMRRAFEKEGYKSKPYVKAQEAIQAELMGIRFTARNVERLCDTLRGQVDEVRKLERAILNIVVDKCGMPRSDFVARFPGNETNLEWIHTVVADGKGYSTIVERNVPAVHELQQKLIDLQARVVLPLKELKDVNRKMSEGERRAREAKREMTEANLRLVISIAKKYTNRGLQFLDLIQEGNIGLMKAVDKFEYRRGYKFSTYATWWIRQAITRSIADQARTIRIPVHMIETINKMNRISRQILQETGNEPDPATLAEKMEMPEDKIRKIMKIAKEPISMETPIGDDDDSHLGDFIEDTNTLAPAEAALHGSMRDVVKDVLDSLTPREAKVLRMRFGIEMSTDHTLEEVGKQFDVTRERIRQIEAKALRKLRHPSRSDKLKSFLEGN
- the dnaG gene encoding DNA primase, whose amino-acid sequence is MIPQSFIQDLLNRVDIVDVVGKYVQLKKGGANFMGLCPFHNEKSPSFTVSPTKQFYHCFGCGAHGSAIGFLMEFSGQSYPEAVRELAQSVGMTVPEERDRLPPGQRAEQQARSVALSDAMTRATDFYRRQLRGAPQAIQYLKGRGLTGEIAGQFGLGYAPDDWQALEAVFGSYRDDNVAAPLVEAGLLIESDKRDADGKPRRYDRFRDRIMFPIRNTKGAVIGFGGRVMGQGEPKYLNSPETPLFSKGTELYGLFEARHAIRETGYVLVVEGYMDVVALAQLGFANAVATLGTACTPVHVQKLLRQADAVVFSFDGDLAGRRAARRALEACLPHVADNKTIRFLFLPAEHDPDSYVREEGTEAFAAQVRNAMPLSRFLLQSVTEELDLRQPEGRARAQYDAKPLLQAMPAGGLRLQIVRELADATGTTPAEIEAICGLRSDPARVGRFAQPRPRARRQAPTGLEQRVIQLLMCYPTLSARLDEDARALLLEGEGGDSEVLAHLVSACDGVQGEVNFAAFSEHLAQSPYAEVYAAARTVVLREEIEETPATQEFDAAITKLLAEPLRRELDSLQAEVVAGTADEAAKQRMRWLVGEIHRRRQLG